The DNA segment GACAAAAACTACAAATATGTTTATTCAAAGTTTGTGTGTAGTTTTTATTGCTCACGTTTTGATGAGCAATAGCCAATGTTCCCAAACGCTGTGTTAAGATATGACATTGTACTAGATATGTCAGAATTGCTGATGTCAAACAGTATACTTGGAATGGCATTTATACTGCTCTTGTCTGTGTGGTAACATAATGAGTGTTTCACTTCTCTTCTCAAGAGTAAAACTTAAAAATAAAACCATTTAACCCTGTGTAGATTTCGATTTTATCTACTGTTGTTGGTATGTGCGGTGTGGTTAAGTTTTTTTAAAATGTTGTGGTTTGAGAGTTATTTCAGGAAGGGACTTGACCGGATGTGAAATAttgtttaattttttattattgtCAACTTCTGTGAGCAAGAACTTATAGTGAGTCAGGAAAATGCTGCTGTTTGTATCTTAAAGTGGACTCTGACAGTAAACAACTTTATAGTATCACATTACATTCAGGGCTGTTTGCATTTACACAATTTACACAATGCACATTTAATCATAATTTTGGGATACTATTATCATCGTCTTTGTTACAAAATTCTCCTCAACTCTTGTTGTGATAATaatagactattctgtgctttgTAAACTTTTTTTGGAACCCTAAAAACATGGCTAATAAGATCAACAAATGTAATTTGGATTAAACTACACATGGATTAAACTAAACACCCTTGATTTTGTCATTCATGTCCTTTTCTTTGTAATTTGTTTTGCTTTAGAAAATGACGTGATGACAGAGGCCCATGAAGAGAGGAATCCTTTGCCAGTGAAAGGGGCTGAGAGCCAGGTACGTGCTGTGTCCTGCCTGAATCTGACACACAAACAACACGCCGATATCACTATTTCACACAACACACCCCTGAGTCACCCTAATACACCCACCTCACTAGATCAAAGTGGGGGAGTTACCCACACTTTTGTCAAATAAGCCAAAGCAGCAAGATTTCTGCATTGTCAGGGTCTTATTGGAAGGTGGCCAGCTAAGGTATGGAATAAATCAAAGCAGAGGTTATTCAGAATCAAATTACAGTCTTTAATCTGAACAGTAAAATAAAGGGAGGATGAAGTGAAAAAGTACAGTAGATGGATGTTTTTTCAGCTTCTAAATAGAGTCAATGTCGGTGCAGAAGCAGAGGCCATTTAGAAACCGCAGTAGTAGTAAAAAGTAATCGCTCCATGCTTTGTCACTGCTGAAGCCCCCACACTGCCTTGGAAAGGTAACAATAAAAATGTACTTCACTAAAGAGCACCTGTGATTACTGAAAACATTAAAGGGATGTCTGGGGACAGTCAAATGAGGCTCGAAATGTCCATCCGATATGTGTGAATTTGAATATAGTAAAATGTGGATATTATATGTTGACTCACAGATTAAGACTTTGAAATTCTTACCTTGTCACAGTTTGGCATAGATAATGTCTTATAGCTTTGATTGAGGGTAAAATGGCTTATCTTGTGGCTAAACTCAAATATAACCAGTCTATAACTGCAGAATGCCACTTCCTGCTCtctcaaaatctgtctgtgcatttgtttgtttgttgtttttcatttcctaAGGATACGGCTTCATCAGGGAATGTTCCATGTCCCATGCCAAGAAATTCCTTTCAGTGCCAGTCTCAGAGACCTGTCAACTTAGTGAGCCCTGGATCAACAGGTAAGGATAGTGATGAAGGTGTGAAGAGAAAAGTAGGTTTCCACTTCACATGTGAAGTGGAAGTACAAGAGACTATGCAGTTGTCTGCATTTCTTAGCATAACCCGCATAGTCAAATCCTCAAATACACAATACAGTCCATTTTATGTATCTCTTAAACTGATAGTGTCTCTAGAAAATCAAAGGTATTAATCTCACATTTGTAACCCCCACCCGAACCACCCAACCACTAACCTCATTTGTACTCTTTTGTACCTATCTCTACAGGCCTGCCATCATTAGTTAGTAATGGAGCTCTGAGGCCCCCTCTGCCCCAGGCAGAGCAGGAGAGGCCTGTCACCACATCTCCCCAGCCCTGGCTCAGTGTGGGCAGGACAGAGACCACGCAGGGACACTCAAAGAGGAGGGCGTGAGTATTTCACAAATGATCCTGTACTCTTACATTGTCTTTACCAGTTATGTTCTTATTGCTTAACCATGCCCTCCTGTGGTGGAtgaaatacattattttcttccAGGGCTGCTGATGTTCTCTTTGACAGCTTTGCCTCTGATGAGAGAGTCGGCATGAACCAGTTTTTTGAGGTAGCTAGTAATTGCTATTGCCAGAGAGACTTGAACATGAAGCAGCATCCACACAGATAAACTACAATGACAAACAAAGAAAAAAATGTATACTACATTCTCTTCCTCCATAGACAGTGTGGAGCTCAGGCCTACACAGATCCGACCCCAGAATCAAGGACTGCTACTTCCATATGAGGAAACTGCAGGATGAGGATGGAACAGTAGACAGGAACACCTTTCAGAGGTGAGGTTAGAACTGCATTGCAATCATAGTTACTGGCCGACCGTGACGTTAAAGGATGGTTCCTCCACACAGAAAAGCCCTTTTTAACACTGGTTAAGATACTATGGGTCCAATTGCAACAAAACTCACATTTACAATTTAAAACAAAACAGCATGTGCAGAGTTGGGCAAATAGAGCCTTATAGAGCAGTGatattcaaactttttcagcgtGGACCCCATTTCCTTCGCCAGCATTTCCGGGGACTCCATTTTTTTCCCACCAGAAATTCTGCCCACCCTATCCCACCCCAAATCTAATGACACCACCTTAAAATCATTAAATTTTGATTTTCACATCAACAAATAATTTTAAATTCAATATATTTTCATCTCTTATCAAAATTAAGAaaaccaataaatacatttagtCAATAAAAAATGTTTTCTTCAAATTATCTTTCTCAAAAATGTTTCTATATTGTCCCATAAAATAATCTGTACTCTTAATATTTAGTTCCCCACttaaaaaagtaaataaatatatatactcgatttttgttttatttaccGGCCCCACTGCAATTTGCCCCTGACTTTGAATACACCCTGCTATAGATAATGGAGACGTACACTTATGTTAAAAATACATACATTAGCCCAATCATGGACAGAACCAAAATACATAATCAACTACATTAGAGAAGCTGTTAGTCAGTCCAATTAAACTGGTTGTGTTCCTTGATCACGTTATGAAAGTGACTCTGATAAACAAGGTGTTATTTGAATTTCCCCCTAAGGTGTGTTACAGGCTTTGTGTCCCTCATTCTGAAAGCTCTACAGGGAAGGTTTGTCATCCCCGACTTTGCCACCTTCACCGACGAAACTCAAAAGTTGTTCATGAAATGTAAACAGCTGTCTTCAGTCAAGGTGAGGTACAATTTCATCTGGTGTTTTGAAGCCATGCTTCAAGAATGTGCCCCAAATTACTTtagtcatgcaataaaatgctaccTTTGATATTGTAGGAAATGAAAACTTCTCTTGGCGTGGGTATGTGCTAAAACAATGCCTAAACAAACTAATTGTTTGTCTCAGCAGGAGAAGGATAGTAGAGACAGTGCAAAATGGGGAGTCTCAGTCTGTACGGTTGATGGTCAGAGGTATCGTAAAACCAATGTCACTATGTTTTATGTCATCAACATCACTGGGGACTATATAGAGCAGTCCTTTTAATTTGATTAACAAGACCATCGGAGAATCCTTTTTTTGGAAGTTAATCCTCTTGTCCTGCCTTGTCTGTGGTCTTTTAGGCTGTCTTTAGGCGACTGGGCCGAATCCTGTGTTCTGGGGGAAGTATCCTGGCCTCTGGTTTATGGCATTGCAATAGACCAGCTCGGAGTGGACAACGTGCACAGATATGTGGGCATGGAAGAGTTCTCAAAATATGACTCTCCTTTCACCCTCACCAAACAAGGTACAGTAAAACACGTATCTACTTATTTCTGCTTGCAAGACTTTGGGCATTACAGCCATGGAGCCATGAAGTCCACTTAAATGCAATCCAGTAAGCAAAGTATTTTGTATTATTagtttatgtaacctttatttaagtatgCATGGCTTGTGATGTTAATAGAGTCCTTGGGATGCGTTTTTTAATCatgtaaaaacaaatattttacaCAGGAGTTCCTCACAGTCCGCTCATTGAGACAGGCGCCATTATTACCACATCTTTGTTACAGGTAATATACACACACTCCCTCACCAATGGCTTTTTGCATTAAAATATAATGCCAATACATTTTCAAGTGATGTTAAATGTAATTTGATGTTTTTGTACAGTTGGCTGCCAGTCTTGGtgcagaggaggaggaaaagtaTGAATCTGTAAGTAAGGCAGAAggcaaaaaaaatatgtttttaatcCTTATGTTTATGtttacaatatatttttttaaactttcaagTCACAAATACTATGGTGTGACCAATGCCACCTTTATGTCATCTCCGCAGGTCTTGAATGCTGTCAAAAGACTTTGCAATAAGGAACATGCAAACTTAAACTGCACAAGGTATTTAGCAATTTATggaatttatttatatattttacaaACAAACTAACTTGTTAACAATAGATTGATTATTACCAAAGTTTAATATCTCTCGTTCTTAGCAATTTGCTAAATTTTTGTATTGATGTCTTTTTTTGTCCCTGCTGACCTatcatgtctgtctgtcataCAGTTACCAGAGCTTGAGAAAGGACAGCATCAGACTTCATGCCTTATCTTTTTACCTTCAAGAAAAGAAAGTAAGTAATTTCTTCCACGTCAAACTTTTAAATACAATAATAGGTAGTaatacaaatgtttttttgtgaaCACTTGATAGATGTAATTCTCTATTCTTACTGTTTTAGCCCTGAAAATGTTCACTATCTTATTTTGGCAGTGCTTTCCGGAGACCGTTGACATAAATGCCACGTTGGATTTAATGCTGCAGGTAAATGTTTGACCATTTCATTTCCATAGTTAGATACTTTGATATAGATTGAAATGTTTCTGATGCATTTTTATTGTGTGTCAGTGTGCCTCCACAGAGGTCACGTGCGAATCAGGGGCAGCCATGGCAGCCTCGTTAGCCAATGGGGGGCTCTGCCCTCTGTCAGGTGACCAGGTGCTGTCGCCCTCGGCTACAAAGAGTATGCTCTCCATGATGCAAGTGGCGGGAATGAACGACTACTCCAGAATATTCAATTTTAAGGTTGGTTTGTTTGCATTCTCAAAACAATCATTGAAATTCCAGGTGGTgggtacatcaccggggccaagcttcctgccatccaggacctatatactaggcgctgtcagaggaaggcataaaaaattgtcaatgactccagtcacccaagttatagactgttctctctgctaccgcacggcaagcggtaccagagcgccaagtctaggtccaaaaggctccttaacagcctacccccaagccataagaccgctgaacaattaatcaaatgaccacctggactatttacattgaccccccccccgactaacctgtaccccggcactttgactcggtactggtaccccctgtatatagcctcgttattgttattttattgtgttactttttgtaacagtttttactttagtttattttgtaaatattttattcactatttttcttgaactgcattgttggttaagggcttgtaagtaagcatttcactgtaaggtctacacctgttgtattcggtgcatgtgacaaatacaatttgatttggtgcTAGGGTCTGGTGTAGTGGTAACATAAATTCCCCGGTCCCACTACTCAGTTTTTGTGCTGTATCTTTCTTTGCTGTACATTTATGTTAACTTCTGTCACGAGAGTATTAGATGAGAAAATACACTACACGTGTCATAGGCTTGAAGCAGTGAGATGAAAGAGCATTTTTGGGCAAGTAAAGCAAATTTAGCCATTCATTTAATCTCATACTTTCTTCTTGTCTTACTTATGTATTTTAATTAATGCTTTGAAACCTCTCATTGGCAGGAGCTTACCGGaactgagtaccggcacctcaaatgttctcctgcttgagctcctgcacctcttaACAAATATTAGTTCAAAAGTATTGTGGCACTcatgcacctaaatataaacagtaccggcacccaaaatgagtaccggtacctatttcagtccaagttaAGCACTGGTTAATGATAATCAATGTTATGTTTTGCAGACGTCTGCACCAGCCAAGTCCAGTAAATCAGGAGTTATGCTGGCAGTTGTCCCAGGAGTTCTAGGCCTGCTGTGCTGGTCACCTGACCTAGATTCCTTTGGAAACTGCTGGAAGGCTGTACACTTCTGTGAGGTTCTGAAACCATCACAACTCTCTAACAATTTCCTTTTATAGCATAATTGTGGTTTGTTCTTCCTTGCTTTTCATTGATTTAtttcattttgtttgtttttaaggAACTCATATCAACATTCCAGCTACACAGTTTTGACATTCGAACACCATTCAGACAGGTGCTTACATACAGGCAATGGAAAGCAGAGTCTGAGGTCAGTATTTGAGGCCATCTACACAACAACACTTTGCatctgtaagagctgtttgaaaaagaAAGCATGAAATGTAGCCTGTTTTTGTGGGATGGAGCTTTGGCATTTCCATCGTGAGGCAACCATGTGGCAAATTAGTTAATATACCAATTAAAAAGAGAGTTCTAAACCCCTctgtcaataacagctagttttcattTTTCCCATCTCCAGTTAGACCACTCCCAGCCAGTCCTAGCAAAgctatttttgtatatttttttaccattttaattgaaaacaatcacagtaaggtaattAATTGTTACGtataaattatttgatattgagataaaaatgcctgcattggaccttttaacGATGAATCAAACTCACTGTCAAGGTCTATCCCAGGGATATTTGAGAAATGaagtgtttttctttttttctttctacaTCCTTCTTATTTGACAGGGTTATCAGATCATGAACATCTTACTGGCTGCCTTCAAAGGTGACATACAATCCTTGCGAAGGTAGGGTTGCCCTAACTAGAATGTATTTTTCTCGCATACATTAGAACAGAATTTTTTTTAATTGATACGCCATGAGACACTgtatttttaaaagcattataATCTTCTAAATGTACACACTTGATCATCTGTTTCTTGCCAGGTACTTCCTGTCTGGGGCTGACGTGAATGCCGTGGACTACGACGGGAGGTCCGCTCTGCATGTGGCTGCCTCCGAGGGTCACTCTGAGGTCATCCGGTTCCTGGTGGAGAACACAGGCACCAACTACTCCCTCAAGGACAGGTAAAAACTAAgaaggctgcatctcaatagttcAATTGCTACCTCCCTATGTCTTCTGCCGTGAGCTGAAAAGGCAGGACAGGTGAAAGCTAGAGTGCTACACGATGGACCTATACTAGGAATCTGGTTTTACCTGTCCAGTTCTTTCACCAGTGCAGATGAGGGAAAGGACACGAGGAGTGAAAGCTCCCATAGGCTATTGAGGCTTTAAGTTTATACAGCAGACTTATAACCTCACACTTTTGTGGCATGTTCTCTTGACAGATGGGGTAACACACCCATGCAGGAGGCTATGAGACACAGCCATGGACCTGCAGCCCAACTACTCAAGAAATATGAAGAGCAGCCAGTGACTCCGTGAGCAGTAAAGGCACATACAGGATCAACGGTTGGCGCTAAACAGAAGTTTGTCTCTCAATTATTTTCCAATACATGTGGAAATGTGTTGTAATTCCTATACGTTAATAAACTTTCTATGATGTAAAACAGCTGCAGCCTTTAGGGTGTTTTGTTTTCCTTTTTCCTGGTAGTTAATTTATGTAATTGGTTGACTAGATAATCCACATTAATTCGTTTTAATCGTTGAATATACAGTAGCAGCCTATAGGCCTACCTTTTTATAGGCTAATTAGGCCACCTGACATGCACCACAAATAGCATATTTTGTAAAACAATTAAATGTACTTATAGGCTTTAACAGTAATTTTGTTCCACTTGATTTTTTTGTGTAAATGTTACTGCTTTGTTATATGCCTTATGCAACGTAAACGTCGGCACTTTAATGTACATCAACCAGAAGCTCTCAACCAATCGTGTTCGAGGACTCAACAGACCTCGTGAAGTGATTTAGCGCATTGATACATTGCGACGATGGAGACGGACTGGAGGGCAATCTGGACGCAATGTAGCTAACCAACGGGTCAACTATTAGAGCACGGTTGGCATCCCATTATTTCTTTCCATATATTATTTAGACCTTTTGATTCTTGAAGGATGTCGGTAGTGTTGATAAAACGTTcactggagacaggagaacaagtggagacataggacgaggtggatatttgtataataaggccgttttattcaagtgtaaagatatcaggcaaaagcgtgcacggcccctttctgtctgattcttatggaatcgtcggagaagagggcgctctaaacagtacattcagattatataggcaactagcaaagtaggttgatcttgtcgtctggccttccgattggtcgatctgggtcgtgggttgtcctgtccgggcctgatgtcgacattccattggctcttcccacagtcctttgtcttgtgctccaaccttgagttgtgtgtgtctgtgattgtcatgggggaggggagttgtgtgtgtgtcgatggttgtcgtctaatgagaccagcatatgtccaagagaaagaggggttgtgtgcatgttgtgtcaaatatagctaatgttgagaagttgttaaaacaagttaccaatatctaatacaatttcttacaaatccccctcttcacgtcttatagacgtgaataaactagttaaaatttgtcagaagacaaattttgattccccctcttcacgtctcacaagagacgtgacataaaagtttcttagtcctcaaatagatagacaggtccagcttccccatcatcaagcaatggaaacatttgggccctttcctgattagggtctatggcggcagttataacacgactagcaagcgtgcgcgcacatggaatgcaacagcatccacaaagtacaagaatgcccgcaaaaacggaaatagatactaggatagaggaaaccagcgtcttatatttaccaaaggcatccatccatgagtcccacatagaagtgtccactccagaatgctgtttcatcttaccattaagggcaCAAAGTCCCTctaatgctacagtcagactcccatccgtagctgttattgggaatgaaagtacaacactgctcaCCAAACATTGCTCAGACCCCCccgcgttcagccaataacatatcaaccgcgattctattttgaaatgccatcagggacgtagctgccaattgtccatggaccgcctcgaagccttgttgagtccaattgcccagtttctggacattaaaatgaatatagttaattctgtccacatttttattaactgtacaccaccaacagacagaagattcaaacccagctgtcacttggtccaccagtttatattcatctggcaccccctagggacaccaatagcatcaatgtaagttgagtcgtaaatgagcaaggaccaaaaaggagaccactccaataactacatctggagtggccaaccacacatcagtaacccaaaaaacgagaatatgttaaaccctcaggtccatccctctatacaacctgtaccaggtgggctcgtcgccacccgggaacttcaaaccttcacaatagggaggacaaacatcactttttattcattcaacatcatcatctacagcaaaccaagggtcctcctctttcagcccactctcctgcggaagcttgttttcgtatcagcctctccaactggagcatcaagcaacggcatcataccagaggccccttacacatctgtaacaaacttcttcaaacaaggtatgatacaggcaacacagaaatgaaaaacaacaactagtgtcagaaatccagtaatcatcattgcagtgtacttaccaaaacaaccacccagccaggggaacagtccactctcctccacacctgcaagaccctccatctccactgataaccttgccaacccactcagagcttttgaaatgctcccatccggactagtattgttaggaacaaacgtgcaacactgttctacaatctttttacatacacctccctggttggccaaacttatgtccagtgttagtctattgtgtctactggttttagaggtagcatccaattgttcagccatccctgtaagtgctgtgtgggtgtgtttaacaaatcatcattaattatagtagatataaatgatccagaccttttgttttagcatcaacaatagctgggccaatgatgggcatcagatgccacaggccatcattcctgtttaatgtctggaattcgtgggggacccctattgggacccccaacaggttggtgtgcatgttatctgtaccctcggaccaaggagcgtcacgtttctgccgtctcctgggttggtcccaagcctctgtgtcatgtgcagctcccagaagttaattagctataacctcaataataggcaatggtggtatcagactggccaaaacacatgtgcaatgacaatttcctttcaaaaatggggtcaaccgcctggcaggtccacacatccaccatacatcagcaacacctctagttaatagtggcattagtgatgcaggtaatagtagggagcctcccatagtctatacccctacctgtaccagtgatatagctgttatatcccccatatgccttaactccccacggtaccttctggggagggacttctgggaacacaagactcagagttttacacagagttgaatttggcttgaactttccaatatgcacatccaaccttccccattacttaggacaaatgggtgagcagccagaataggtctggcatgcccacatacgacacagtcctttctattaagtgttttgtaggccaaccacatattctccctttcctcataaccagtttcagtccccaaatgttcactatctgagctgtcttttatatttattatctgtaccggattggagagcttaggtggtggtgtgggacttggtcttgaagtggtggaggaggccggctgaaccctggtctgttggaactggtggtggttctggcggtACTGTGATAGtatcatccccatcgtatcccaaacagacagctcaggaccccaagcagtcctgtaaagccccaccctctcccagagaacacatcatcagccagagatcaaacaacactttcacttctatgaacgtacacagtgttgagaggtcggggtcagggattcttcattaaggagttgatccccgagctctattagcaacggttcttctccttaactctgtgatcattcggcagtgtcagtgtgtctcaccctccaagtgcgatatgcccccaggtcgagtgattcaccttctcccttaattcacctgcaatgcataaactcttggacatacaggtttggttaacaaacagtttctcatttgttctttctgattatatatttaactt comes from the Salvelinus namaycush isolate Seneca chromosome 21, SaNama_1.0, whole genome shotgun sequence genome and includes:
- the glsl gene encoding glutaminase liver isoform, mitochondrial, translating into MMGTVFDRSFQRTPSLRRKWRKRYGGLDGNKLLEPNKEEDMRENDVMTEAHEERNPLPVKGAESQDTASSGNVPCPMPRNSFQCQSQRPVNLVSPGSTGLPSLVSNGALRPPLPQAEQERPVTTSPQPWLSVGRTETTQGHSKRRAAADVLFDSFASDERVGMNQFFETVWSSGLHRSDPRIKDCYFHMRKLQDEDGTVDRNTFQRCVTGFVSLILKALQGRFVIPDFATFTDETQKLFMKCKQLSSVKQEKDSRDSAKWGVSVCTVDGQRLSLGDWAESCVLGEVSWPLVYGIAIDQLGVDNVHRYVGMEEFSKYDSPFTLTKQGVPHSPLIETGAIITTSLLQLAASLGAEEEEKYESVLNAVKRLCNKEHANLNCTSYQSLRKDSIRLHALSFYLQEKKCFPETVDINATLDLMLQCASTEVTCESGAAMAASLANGGLCPLSGDQVLSPSATKSMLSMMQVAGMNDYSRIFNFKTSAPAKSSKSGVMLAVVPGVLGLLCWSPDLDSFGNCWKAVHFCEELISTFQLHSFDIRTPFRQVLTYRQWKAESEGYQIMNILLAAFKGDIQSLRRYFLSGADVNAVDYDGRSALHVAASEGHSEVIRFLVENTGTNYSLKDRWGNTPMQEAMRHSHGPAAQLLKKYEEQPVTP